Within the Leisingera thetidis genome, the region TTGCTGTGATGGGGTGGATTTACCGCCTCACAACTGACATATACCTGTCAGTTGAATGCGGGCGGTGGCAAAAACTTCGCAATCCCGCGCTTGCAGGCGCTTTCTGCGCGCGGAGTTGCTTTCGCTCAAAGCAGCGCCCGCGCTAAACCCGTAGCGAACAATTCCACCGGCGCCCTCAATCCGCACCGGATCAAGCAAGGAGAGACTCACATGCTCAACAACATCGGCCTGCCTGGCCTTCTGCTCATCGCCGTCGTGGTTCTGGTCCTGTTCGGCCGCGGCAAGATTTCCTCGCTGATGGGCGAAGTCGGCAAAGGCATCACCTCGTTCAAGAAGGGCATCAGCGAAGGCAGCAAGGAGCTGGAAGAGGACGCTGCGGCCGAGGCCAAGGACGTCACGCCAGAGACCGGAAAAGACAAGGTCTAAGCGCCGATGTTCGATCTTGGGTGGACCGAACTGCTGGTCATCGGCGTGGTTGCGCTGATCGTGGTCGGCCCCAAGGACCTGCCGGTGCTGTTCCGCAATGTCGGGCGGTTCGTGGGCAAGGCCAAGGGGATGGCGCGTGAATTCAGCCGGGCGATGCATGACGCGGCGGATGAGGCCGGGGTCAATGAAATGGCCAAGGGGCTGAAGGCTGCCAGCAACCCGATGGGGTCTGCAATGGACGGGGTGAAGCAGGCTGCGCAGGACATGGCCAAGTCGATCGACCCGACCAAATTCGACCCCGGCAGCGAAACCGGCAAGCTGGCAGCGCAGCGCGCCGAGGATGCCAAGAAGATCCAGGCGTCGACCGCGCGGGCCGCGGCCGAGCGCAAGGCGCGCGAGGCCGAGGAGGCGCTGGCCAAGGCGGAAGCTGCCGAGGCGGCGCTGAAGACGGATGAAGAGGCCAAACCATGAGCAAGACGGATGAGATCGACGACTCAACCGCGCCGCTGATCGAGCATCTGGCCGAACTGCGCAACCGGCTGATCCATTCGGTTGCGGCCTTCATCGTCGGCATGGTGATCTGCTTCACCGTGGCGACGCCGGTGTTCAACTTTCTCACCGCGCCGCTGTGCCAGGTGCTGGCCGAAAGCGGCCAGGACTGTGCGCTGATCTTCATCAGCCCGCAGGAAGGCTTCTTTGTCGCGATCAAGATCTCTTTCCTGGGCGGCTTCATCCTGGCGTTTCCCTATATCGGGTTCCAGATGTGGCGGTTTGTGGCGCCGGGGCTGTACAAGAACGAAAAGGGCGCTTTCCTGCCCTTCATGATCGCCTCGCCCTTCATGTTCATCCTGGGCGCCAGCTTTGCCTTCTATGTGGTGACCCCGCTGGCCTATGATTTCTTCCTGGGCTTCCAGCAGTTCGGGTCCGGCGGCGAGGCTGTCACCGGCCAAGAGGTGAACCAGGGGCTCAGCGTGGTGTTTCAGGGCTCGGCACAGGAGTATCTGAACCTCACGATCAAGTTCATCGTCGCCTTTGGCCTGTGCTTTCAGCTGCCGGTGCTGCTGACGCTGATGGGCAAGGCCGGGCTGGTCAGCGCCGAGGGCCTGGGATCGGTCCGCAAATACGCGGTGGTGGCGATTCTGGTGCTGGCAGCCCTTGTGACGCCGCCCGACGTGATCACCCAGATCATCCTGTTCGTTGTGGTTTATGGCCTTTACGAGATCTCGATATTCCTGGTCCGCCGGGTCGAGGCCAAGCGCGAGGCCAAGCTGCGCGCCGAGGGCTACTACGACGGCGAGGACGAGATGGATGCCCATCCCGACGATCCGCTGATGGCCGAGTTCGAGGCCGAGGACGGCAGGGACAAGTAAGCCGCTGACGGTTTGAGACAGGAAGGCGCGCCAGGGATGGCGCGCCTTTTTGCCGTGCTGGCCGGGCTGCTGCCCAGCAACACTCTTTCGTGAAAACCCGTGTGCCGTTGTTTCTTTGCCTCCGGCCATGCGGCATGCTGCGGCCAGTATTTGAGTGTTGGGAGGTTTCCATGAAAAAAGTTCTGGCTGTTTTTTCCTGCGCAGCGATGTGCGCGTTTGCATCCGCGTCCTTGGCGGAGGATCCGCCCATGGGGTTCTTCGTGACCTCGGCGGGCCCCGGCGATGGCGGCAACCTTGGCGGGCTCGAAGGGGCGGATGCCCATTGCGCCCAGCTGGCCGAAGCGGCGGGTTCTGCCGGGCGCACCTGGCGCGCCTACCTCAGCACCCAGGAAGAGGGCAAGCGCGGCATCTCCGCCCGCTCCCGCATCGGCACCGGCCCCTGGTACAACGCCAACGGCGAGCTGATCGCGGTCGATCTGGACCAGCTGCACATCATGCCCAACCTGGTCCTGCGGACCGCGGTCGACGAAAACGGCAACCGGATCAAGGGCCGCGGCGATGATGTCAACGAGCATGACATCCTGACCGGCACCCAGGCCGACGGCACCGCCTATTTCCCCTGGCAGGAGGGCGACAAGACCTGCTCGAACTGGACCTCCAACGGCGACGGTGCGGCCACGGTCGGCCACCATGACCGGCATGGCGGCGGCAACACGTCCTGGAATGCGGCGCATGAGTCGCGCGGATGCAGCGCGGACAACCTGCGCGCCACCGGCGGCAACGGCTATTTCTACTGCTTCGCCGCGGATTGATCCTGCCGCCCGGAACGAACCGCAGGCGCCGCGCGGGCGCCTGCCGGATCCGCCGGGCTGGCGCTGCGGTGGGGGCAGGACCGCCTTCCTGCCCGGACTGGCCCGCCCCCTCTTGCCGCCCTTGCCGGAACGTGCTTTGAAATCCGCCAACTGACGGACGGAGGCACCCCATGGACCAGAACGCATTGACCCGCATCGCCGAGGCGCTGGAGCGGATGTCGCCCGCCCCCTTGGAAACCCCGGATTTCAACGCCGCCGGCGCCTTTGTCTGGCATGTGGGCCCGGAGCGGCTGGAGCCGGTTCCGGATGTGAACCGGGTCGATCTGGACCTGCTGGTCGGCATCAACCGCTCGCGCGATACGCTGCTGGACAACACCCGCCGTTTTGCGCAAGGTTACGCCGCCAACAACGCGCTTCTGTGGGGCGCGCGCGGGATGGGGAAATCGAGCCTTGTCAAAGCCGTGCATGGCGCCCTTGCCGCGGATCACCCGGAGCTGAAACTGGTGGAGCTGCAGCGCGAGGATCTGCCGTCGGTGGCGCGGCTGCTCAACCATCTGCGCGGCGCGGCGCACCGCTTCATCCTGTTCTGCGATGACCTGTCGTTCAGCCATGACGACCAGCACTACAAGAGCCTCAAGGCGGTGCTGGACGGCGGCATCGAGGGGCGGCCGGAAAACGTGGTGTTCTACGCCACCTCGAACCGGCGCCACCTGATGCCGCGCGACATGATCGAGAACGAGCGCTCCAGCGCCATCAACCCGTCGGAAGCGGTGGAGGAAAAGGTGTCGCTGTCGGACCGGTTCGGGCTGTGGCTGGGCTTCCATCCTTGCGATCAGGACGAATACCTGGCGATGATCCAGGGCTATTGCGCCGCCTATGGCGTCGAGGTGGACGCAGAGGAGCTGCGGGCCGAAGCGGTGGAGTGGCAGGCCACCCGCGGCGCCCGCTCGGGCCGGGTGGCCTGGCAGTTCTTCACCGATCTGGCCGGGCGGCACGGCGTGGCCCTGCGCTGAGCGCGCAGCAGATGCGCCGTCGGGACAAGCCGGGCGGGAGAGTGCGAAAAAGCCCGGCCAATCAGCCGGGCTTGTGTGTGTTCCAAGGGCGCTGCCGCCGTCAGTTCAGGTAGCTGAGCGGGTCGATGCTTTCGAAGCCGTCGCGGACCTCGAAATGCACATAGGCGTCGTCGCCGCTGCGCAGTGAGGCGATGCGCTGGCCGCGCACGACGCTGTCGCCCTTGTTGACGGTGATGTTGCCGACGTTCTGGTAGACCGTCAGCAGCTTCTGGCTGTGGCGGATCACCACGATCGGCACATTGTTGGAATCTTTGGTGATCGCCGCCACGGTGCCCGCTTCGGCGGCCGTGACCGGCGCGCCGGCGGCCGCGGCAATGTCGATGCCGTCGTTGCGGCCCTTGGCGTAGGTCTTGATGATCTTGCCCTGCACCGGATAGGCCATCGCGGCGCTGCTGGCGCGGCTGGGCTTGGGCAGCTCCGGCGTGGGCAGGGTTTCCGCAGCCGGCTTGACGGCGGCGGGCTCGACCTTCTCTTCCGGCAGCGGCCGGCTGGCGCTGGGCGGCACTGGCGTTTCAGAGCCGGCGCCCGGCTCGGTCACCGCCACCGGGGCTGCCGCCGGCGCCAGCTCGGGAGCGCGCTCTTCCTTCAGGGGGATCAGCAGGAACTGGCCTTCGCGCACCGCAAAATCGCTGCCCAGCCCGTTCCACTCGGCCAGCGATTTCACCGGCACCTGGTAGAGCCGCGAGATGGTATAGGCGGTCTCGCCGCGTTTTACCTTGTGGCGCACCGGCTCCGGGCCGCGCTGCACCTTGGCAGGCTGCGGATCGGGGACCGGCTGGATCGAGGTGGTGGTCACCGATCCCGGATTGGGCGAGGTCAGCGGCGCGGTGTCGATGGCCTGGCCTGCAAGGCTGGCGATATCGACCGATCCCGGCGAGGAGCCGGCCCCCGCGGGCAGGCTGTCCGGCGCGCGGCGCGGCAGGGCCAGCACTTCGCCCTGGCGCATCTTGTCGCTGGATTCCATGCCGTTGAACCGGGCCACTTCCTGGGGCGGCAGGCCGATGCGGGCGGCCACATCCGAGACGGTATCGCCGCGCTGCGCCACCGCCACCTGGTAGGAGGGGTAGGTGATCAGGCCGCGGGCATCCGGAGAGGGGCGGTTGGCGGTGGCGGACTGGGCGGCGCCGGCGGTGTTGAAAGCCCCCAGCTGGCCGCGCAGGTCGTAATCCAGCGGGCTTTGGCAGGCAGCCAGCACCCCGGCCAGCGGCAATACGGCCAGCAGCCGTGCACGGGGCAGCCCGCCGAAGGCGGTCCGGGTGGGGGGGGTCCGGGTCATCTTGCTCTCCTCAAAACACGCTTCCCCTTTTTCGCGGGGATTCTCTCGCGTCAATCACTATAGCCCATGCCGCCGGGACGGCGGCTGATTTCCGCCGTCAGTTTAAGGCCGGGGACGGTGAATTTCAAATGGATGCATTGAATCCGCCGGGCCGCGGCCTCAGCTGTCCTTGCCCAGCCCTTCGAGCAGGGGCACAAAGCGCACCGGGCGCAATTCGTCATACTCCAGCCCGTCCTCGGTCTTGCGCACCCGGATCAGGGTCTGCACGTGGTTGGACTGGCCCACCGGCAGCACCATGATGCCGCCCACCTTGAGCTGCGCCAGCAGCGGCCCGGGCGGATCCTCGGCCGCCGCCGTCACGATGATGCGGTCGAACGGCGCCTGTTCGCTCAGGCCGTGGCTGCCGTCGCCGACCAGCGAGGTCACATTGCTGAGGCGCAGGCCGTCGAACACCGCCCGCGCCTCGCGCACCAGCCGGGCGTGACGGTCGATGGTATAGACCCGGCGCGCCAGTTTCGACAGGATCGCCGCCTGATAGCCGGAGCCGGTGCCGACCTCCAGCACGGTGTCGCGCGGCGAGATCTGCAGCGCCTGGGTCATCATCCCCACCACCGAGGGCTGCGAGATGGTCTGGCCGCAGGAAATCGGCAGCGGCACGTCCTCATAGGCGCGCTGCGCAAAGATGCCGCGCACGAACAGGCCGCGGTCGATCTCCTCGATGGCCTCCAGAACATGGGTGTCGGTGACGCCGCGCGAGCGCACCGAGAACAGGAACTGCATCTTGGTTTCCGGGCCGGGTCCGCTCATGCGCCGGCACTTTCAATCGCCTTCAGCGCGCCGATGGCGTCGCGCGCGGTCAGATCGGCGCGCATCGGGGTGACCGAGATATAGCCGTCCAGATTGACCGCCGCGTCCGACCCGGGGGCGGTTCCGGCCTGCTGGTTGCCGCCGCGGATCCATATGCAGCGGCGCCCGGTGGGGGACAGCTGCTCCTGGGCCGAAAAATGGCTGCCGCGGCGGAAACCCTGGGGGGCCACGCGGGTGCCCTTGACGTCCGCCGCCGGGACCGGCGGGAAATTGATGTTGTAGAACAGCCGGTAGTCCTGCGCATCCTGCGGCTGGGCCGCCAGGATCTTCTGCACCAAAGCGGCGCCATGCACGGCGGAAGCCTCGAACGGGTTTTCGGTTTCGCGGTTGGCGGGGCCGTAATACTGCGACAGCGCCATTGCCGGGATGCCCTGCAGCGCCGCTTCCATGGCGCCGCCCAGGGTGCCGGAATAGAGCGCGTTTTCCGCCGAGTTGTTGCCGCGGTTCACCCCCGACAGCACCAGGTCGGGCTTGTTGCCCTGCAGCGCCACATGAATGCCCGCCAGCACGCAGTCGGCGGGCGAGCCTTCGGCGGCAAAGCGGCGGCTGCCCAGCTGGCTGAGCATGGTGGGGCGGGTGTAGGTGATGCAATGGCCGACGCCGGACTGTTCGAATGCCGGCGCCACGGTCCAGACCTCGCCGTCCGGGCCTGCGACCTCATGGGCGATGGCGTCGAGGATGGCGAGCCCTTCGGCGCTGATGCCGTCGTCATTGGTGATCAGAATGCGCATGGGGTGTCTGCCTGCCGTTTTCAACCGGGTTTTCGATTGAATAGGACCTGCGCCGGAACGGGGCAAGGTTTTCACCGTGCTTTGGGCGATCGGTGTTGCAGGCGGGCAGGGAAGCAACAGGCGGGGCGGCAGAAGGGCGGCGGGCAGGCACTCCCGCCGCCCGGACCTGCATCAAAGATGCCGTCCCGGGCGTTGGGCCGGGCGCCGCGCCGGGCGCGGCGCGGGCGCGCGCCGGGGGGCCGTCAGTCTGCCAGGATCTGCGGCAGCAGGCGTGCGGCCTCGTCCTGGATGGAGCTGAGAGGGCCGCGGTCCTCGCCCGGGTGGAAGCGGGCGCGCAGGGCGGTGGCCATCGGCTGCGGCTCCAGAATGCGCACCTGCGGGCCGGTGCGCGCGGATTCCGCCTGCCAGCTTCGGGCCAGCGCCATCTGCGCCGCCTTGGTGGCGCCATAGGTGCCGTAGAACTTCTCGCCCGCCTTGGGGTCGTCAAAGAACACCGCGCGGCCCGTCTGGCCCAGGAGCGGCGCCACATAGGCGATCAGCACCGATGCCGCGGTGGCGTTGATGGCAACCGCCTTGGTCCAGTCCTTGGCCGCCACCGAAGGCGCCGGGCAGAGCGCGGTGGCATGGATCGCGGTGTGCAGCCACAGGTCCAGCTTGCCCCAGCGGTCATGGATGCCGCGGCACAGCGTTGCCATCGCCTCGGGCACGGTGATGTCCATCGGCGCCAGGGTGGCAGAGCCGCCCGACGCCTTGATGCGGTCGTCAAGCTCTTCCAGCGCGCCGGTGGTGCGGGCCACGGCGACAATGTGATGGGTGGGCGCAAGCGCCTCGGCCAGGGCGTTGCCGAGGCCGCGCGATGCGCCGGTGATGAGAGCGATTTTGTCTGTCATGGCACGCCTTGTGGGCCGCAGGCGCGGGCAGGTCAAGGGGGCAGCGCAGAGGGCAGGCAGGCAAAGCGCCGCGGCGGCGCCGCAAGGGGGGAATGCGCGGAAATCCCGGGCTGATGCCCGGCCGGGAAACTGCCCACTGCCAGGCGGGGCTGCGGCCGGTTCAGCTGCCCGGCATCAGCAGGCGTTTGGTTTCGCCGCGCTGGTTCAGCACCAGCCCCTGGGCGTCTATGGCCACCACCTGGCCCTGGGACAGGCGGGTGCCGCGGGTGACCGCGCGGGTGCGGCCCGACGGCAGGCGGATCAGCGCGGTCATGCTGTCCTCGGGGCCGAACAGGCCCAGCAGGCTCAGGTTGCTGCGGTTCACCGCGTTGTTCTGGGTTGCCAGCCCTGCCACCTTGGCAGAGGTGCTGTCAGCGTGCGTCGGGTTTTCCATGCCGTCCATTCCTGAAAAGTCCGGACGTATCTGGGCTGTCCCGGGCGCCGCATCAAGCGGTTCTATCCGCCTGTTGCCGGGCATCGGCGGGAAGCCGCGGACCATTGCAACAGGACCGGGAACAGCCGCGCCGCAGCACCCGTTCAGGCGTCGAAAACCAGCGACGGCAGGTCGTGGCCATAGGCATAGAGCAGCTCCAGCAGCTCCTCCAGCTCGGCGCCGTCCTTCTGCAGCGGATAAAGCGGGTGATTCTGCTCGGTGACCTTCAGTTCCGGGTACTGGCCGCCGGGGCGCATCTCCAGCATGCAGCCTGCGGGCACCGGCATGTCGGGCGGGATCGCATTGGCCAGCCAGGCCGGGCGGTCGCCCAGCTTTTCGGTCTCGCGCATCTCGAAGAGGTCGAGATAGGCGTCGAAATCATCCCGGCTGAGGCTGGCCCAGGTGCCCAGGATGAACTCCTCGCCGCGGCTGTTCGCCAGCGGCACCGCCAGCACCGCGCGGATGAAGCGCAGCTCGCCCAGGCGGCAGAAATCCTCGGTCAGGATATCGCCGCGGGTGGCGAGGACGGCGGAGTTGTCCTCCACCTCCATGTCCTCGGGGCAGATGTCGGGCCGGTCGCAGCTGAGGCTCAGAAGCTGCGCAAAGGTCGCGCCGCAGCAGCGGCACTGGCGCGGAGAGGTCAGCATGCGGGCAAGATGCGCGTCCAAGGGGCGGCCTTTCATCTGGGAGCAAAGGAAAAGGCGCGGGCCGCCGCGGCCAGCGCCTTTTCCCTGTACGGTTCGCGGCCCTCATACGCGGATGCGGCCGGAAGTTCAAACCCCCCTGCCGGCGGGGCAGGCCGCAGCCTCAGCCCGCGGCCAGCTTGGAGGCGTTCCAGGAGGCGCCGGGGGCGGGCATGTCCTGGATCTTGGCGCTGACCCGGCTGCTGCCTTCCAGCGCCGCGAGGTATTCCGGGGTGACGCCGGTGATGTAGTTGCCGTCAAAGCAGGAGCAGTCAAAGCCCTGGATGTCCGGGTTGCCTTCCTGGGCGGCCCAGATCAGGTCCTCGAGCTTCTGGTAGAACAGCCCGTCGGCGCCCAGCTCCTCGCGGATTTCCTCGACGCTGAGGCCGTTTGCGATCAGCTCGTGCTTGGTCGGCATGTCGATGCCATAGACGTTGGGATACTTCACCGGCGGCGAGGCGGAGGCGATATAGACCTTCTTGGCGCCGGCCTCGCGGCACATCTGCACGATCTTCTTGATGGTGTTGCCGCGCACGATGGAATCGTCGATCAGCAGCACGTTGCGGTCCTTGAACTCCAGCGGGATCGCGTTCAGCTTGCGGCGCACCGATTTCTGCCGCTCGGCCTGGCCCGGCATGATGAAGGTCCGGCCCACATAGCGGTTCTTCACCAGACCCTCGCGGTAGCGGATGCCGGTGGAGTTGGCGACTTCCAGCGCCACGGGCCGCGCCGAATCAGGCACCGGGATGATGCTGTCGATCTCCAGCCCGGCCTCCTGGATCTGCTTGGCCAGCGCCTGGCCCATGCGCAGCTGGGTCTTGTAGACCGAGACGCCGTCCATCATCGAGTCCGGCCGCGCCAGATAGACATACTCGAAGATGCAGGGGGTCAGCTTGCCCTCGACCGCCTGGAAGCTGTGCATGTTGCCGTCCAGATCGATCAGGATCGCTTCGCCGGCCTTCACATCGCGCAGCTTCTTGAACCCGTTGATGCCGAACGCCACGTCTTCGGAGGCAATGCAGTAGTCATCGCCCTCGCCCTGCGCCGGGCGCTTGCCGACCGACAGCGGCCGGATGCCGTGCGGATCGCGGAACGCCAGCATGCCGACACCGGCGATCATGCACAGCACCGAATAGGCGCCCTGCACCCGCTCCATGGTCATCTTGACGCCGGCAAAGATGTTGCGGATCGGCTCGGCGTTGCCATTCACCTTGATCGCGTCCGCCACCTTGTCGGCCAGCACGTTCAGCAGGATTTCCGAATCCGAGGTGGTGCGCAGATGGCGGCTGTACTTGCCGGTCACCTTCTCGCGCTGCTCGGCGGTGTTGGTGATATTGCCGTTATGCACCAGATAGATGCCATAGGGCGCGTTGACAAAGAACGGCTGCGCCTCGGCGGCACTCAGCGAGCCCGCGGTGGGATAGCGCACATGGCCCATGCCGACGCGGCCCGTCAGGGTTTCGGCGTCCGACGGCCCGAACACGTCCTTGACCAGGCCGTTGGCCTTGCGCTCGCGGAAGAACTCGCCGGTGTAGGTCACGATGCCCGAGGCGTCCTGGCCGCGGTGCTGCAGCATCAGGAGCCCGTCATAAATTTCCGCAAAGACATCGGTGTCCCGGCTTGCGATCCCCAAAATCCCGCACATTGGCTGGCTCCAATCCCACTTAGGCTTTGCTGTTCGGTTGCTGCTGGAAGCGGTTGTGGCGGCAGTCTAGCGCATTTTCGCGCCCGCGCGCCAACCGGAGCGTTCTGGCCGCGCCCTGTCCCGATGCGGCGGCACTGGCCGGGGCCTGGAGACCTTCCGCATGCGCGGCAGCACGCGCTGGGCGCGGCGGCACATGGCCGGAGGGGCAGGCGGGCAGCGTCTGCGGCAGCGGCAAGGCGGGGTTGCTCCGAATCCGTTTCCTGTTCCGGCCCTCACATAGTGCCTTTCTTCCCGTCTGTCATCAAAGGATCACAAATCCCTGCTGCAGCGCGGCGGCGGGCTGGGAAGCGGGCAGCCGCCACGGCCCGGCCCGCCGCAAAAAACAGGCCCGCCCCAGCGGCGGGGCGGGCCGGCGGCTGCAACTGCGGCCGGTTTGCTCAGCCGCCCGGCGCCTTGTAGGCGCTGGCGATCTTGCCGGCCTTTTTCTGTATCGCGGTGAACTCGTCCGAGGTGAACGCCCGCACGGTTTTCAGGTTGCTGACAGCGCCGCTGGCGCCGGTCACCAGCAGGCCGGCCAGCAGGTCGCTGATATCGTCGATGGTCACCTTGATGGCGAAATCGTTTTCCCCGGTGGTCAGGTAGTAGCTTTCCAGCGTGCCGCCCGCGGCCTCGACAAGGGACCGGGCCGCCGCCTCGCGGTCGCTCGGGTTCTCGATCACCGCCTTCATGGCAGCGGGCGTGTAGCTGCCGGTCACGATAAATCTTGGCATAATGACTCTCCCTGGGGGGAGCGGGCCGCCCATGGACAGGATGCCGCACAGTTTCAGCCCGCGCGTCCCCCGCTTCGGATCATATCACATTTCCGTCAGCTTGGCATTGGCGGGGCGCAGGCATCCCGGCGGCTGCAGCCCGTGCGTCAGTGCAGCGTCAGCAGGGCGATGGCGCCGACCAGGACGAGGCTCAGCGCCCAGACCAGATCGAGGTTGAACCAGCTGCGCGACAGGAATTTCAGCCCCAGCCAGCGGTAGACGCCGAACGCCAGCGCGCCGCCCGCAGCGGTCATGGCAAGGGTATGCAGCACCGCCACCAGTGCGGCGATGCCGGCATTGCCGCCGATCAGCGTGCCGGCCGCCGCGTGGCCCGCGTCCGTCTCGACGGTGCGGCAGAGGCCAAGGTAGATGGGCACCAGCATCAGCCCGGCACCATGCGCCATTGCCGCCAGGAACGACCACAGCGCCAGCCGCGACGGCGGCACCCGGGCCAGAATGCGCGGATGGCGGCGGTTCCACAGCAGGTACAGGCCCAGGGCAATCACCAGCCAGGCGGCGCCGGTTTGAATCTCGTGCTGCCACTCTGCCAGCAGCAGCAGCGCCGAAAACGGAAACAGGATCGCCGCCATCGCCGCCAGATGCCCGCCGGCCAGCGCCAGCAGCGCCTTCCACAGGCTGTTCTGCGCGCGGTCCATCAGCGCCGCCGACACCGCCAGCGGCCAGCCCATCGCCGGGTTCACGCCGTGATACACGCCCGAGGCGGCAACGGCCCCCCACAGGGCCGCCGCGGTGCCGATCTCCGCCACCCGTCAGACGGAGGGGTAGCAGAAGCTGTCGGTGGAGCAGTCGCCGCCTTCCAGCCGGATCTGGTGGCTGCGGTAGCCCTTGGGGAACTCCACATAGAAATCCTTGTCCAGCTCCAGCCCGCCGTTTTCGCCGGCGTTGGCCATCACCATCTGGCCGCCCTCGGCGTCCGGGTAGAACTGATCGTCCCAGGTGGAATAGAGCGAGTTGGTCCAGTAGACCCGCTTGCCGTCGCGGCTGATCTCCACCATCTGCGGGCCATAGGCAAACGCCTTGCCGTTGGGGTGCTTGGCGCCCCGTGCAATGCCGCCAAGCTCCACCTTGCCGGCCAGCTTCGGCTGCATCGGGTCGGAGACATCATACTGGTGCATCTCCCCCAGCCCCCAGCAGGCCACATAAAGGAACCGGTCATCCAGGCTCAGGTCGATATCGGTGACCAGCGGCGGCACCGCCTCGAAACCCTGCAGCAGCGGCGGCAGGTTCTCCGGCTTTTCGGGGCGCGGGTCGATGGTGATGGTCTTCTTGGCGTCAAATGTGCCGTCTGGCTTCTGCCACCAGGTGAAGATCGCGCCCTGCAGGTTGGCGGTATCCACCACCACGCCGCAGAACCCGTAATCGCGCGCAGGATCATGCGCGGGCCGGATCTCCAGCGCCATCTGGTGGTTCTCGCCCAGGTCGATGGTCTGCACGTTCTTGCGCTGGCGCAGGTTCCAGAAGTGAATCGAATGGCCGTATTTGTTGCTGAGCAGATCCTCGGCCACGATGCCGTTCTCGAACTGCGGCGGCAGCGCCCATTCCGAACTCACCATGTAGTCGCGCGGCAGGTTCCACCAGAAGTCGTAATGCTTGTCCTGCTTGCCGCGGTCCATCTCGTAACGGCCCAGGATCTCGAAGCTCTCGCAATCCATGATGAAGATGCCCGGCGGGCCGTCGGTGCCGTCCTTGCCGCCGCCGCCCAGGGTGGAGACATAGATGCCCTCGGGGCCGCAGTGGATGGTATGCGGGCGCGAATATCCGGTCTTGGCAAAGACCTCCTCGGGTTCGATGATCTTGTGGATTTTCGCCTTCAGCGGCTCCTTGACGTCCACCACATAGATCCGGCTGGAGCGGATGCCCGGAATGATCAGGTAACGCCGCTCCAGGAACGCGTGGCCGGACAGCGGCG harbors:
- a CDS encoding GYD domain-containing protein, yielding MPRFIVTGSYTPAAMKAVIENPSDREAAARSLVEAAGGTLESYYLTTGENDFAIKVTIDDISDLLAGLLVTGASGAVSNLKTVRAFTSDEFTAIQKKAGKIASAYKAPGG
- a CDS encoding selenium-binding family protein produces the protein MNLRPDPTFHATPRLAMEAPAETLAFTLMLSPDGSQPDGLAVVDTDPKSKRYGQIVHQLMMPNKGDEFHHFGWNACSSSLSPLSGHAFLERRYLIIPGIRSSRIYVVDVKEPLKAKIHKIIEPEEVFAKTGYSRPHTIHCGPEGIYVSTLGGGGKDGTDGPPGIFIMDCESFEILGRYEMDRGKQDKHYDFWWNLPRDYMVSSEWALPPQFENGIVAEDLLSNKYGHSIHFWNLRQRKNVQTIDLGENHQMALEIRPAHDPARDYGFCGVVVDTANLQGAIFTWWQKPDGTFDAKKTITIDPRPEKPENLPPLLQGFEAVPPLVTDIDLSLDDRFLYVACWGLGEMHQYDVSDPMQPKLAGKVELGGIARGAKHPNGKAFAYGPQMVEISRDGKRVYWTNSLYSTWDDQFYPDAEGGQMVMANAGENGGLELDKDFYVEFPKGYRSHQIRLEGGDCSTDSFCYPSV
- the purF gene encoding amidophosphoribosyltransferase, which produces MCGILGIASRDTDVFAEIYDGLLMLQHRGQDASGIVTYTGEFFRERKANGLVKDVFGPSDAETLTGRVGMGHVRYPTAGSLSAAEAQPFFVNAPYGIYLVHNGNITNTAEQREKVTGKYSRHLRTTSDSEILLNVLADKVADAIKVNGNAEPIRNIFAGVKMTMERVQGAYSVLCMIAGVGMLAFRDPHGIRPLSVGKRPAQGEGDDYCIASEDVAFGINGFKKLRDVKAGEAILIDLDGNMHSFQAVEGKLTPCIFEYVYLARPDSMMDGVSVYKTQLRMGQALAKQIQEAGLEIDSIIPVPDSARPVALEVANSTGIRYREGLVKNRYVGRTFIMPGQAERQKSVRRKLNAIPLEFKDRNVLLIDDSIVRGNTIKKIVQMCREAGAKKVYIASASPPVKYPNVYGIDMPTKHELIANGLSVEEIREELGADGLFYQKLEDLIWAAQEGNPDIQGFDCSCFDGNYITGVTPEYLAALEGSSRVSAKIQDMPAPGASWNASKLAAG